The following proteins are co-located in the Cryptococcus neoformans var. grubii H99 chromosome 1, complete sequence genome:
- a CDS encoding transformer-2 protein, whose amino-acid sequence MSQPDSVAPPRESYDERAASPLPRDYAEDKYSTRPPPARYDDELRDDSYSAKRDDTYRNDRPAFEAPRRPAQAPPPVNPNPVLGVFGLSIRTRERDLEDEFMRYGDVEKVVIVYDQRTDRSRGFGFITMRTVEDAARCIEKLNGLSLHGRNIRVDYSATQKPHSSTPGQYMGAKRPVRDDRYGRGRYDDRRGGYGDRRDDRRDYYGSSSSRYDDRDGGYRDSYSSRRTGDPYEGRSRRDDYSYDKYDKQDKYADYDYDRRSSRRSRYSASPARSTAAPAPEVPRY is encoded by the exons TCCCCCTCGCGAATCATACGATGAGCGAGCTGCTTCCCCGCTTCCGCGAGACTACGCGGAGGACAAGTACTCTACTCGTCCTCCACCCGCCAGATATGATGACGAGCTGAGAGATGACTCATATTCTGCCAAAAGAGACGATACTTACAGAAACGATCGCCCTGCTTT TGAAGCACCCCGTCGACCTGCTCAGGCTCCACCTCCAGTCAACCCGAACCCAGTTCTCGGTGTCTTTGGTCTTTCTATTCGCACTCGTGAGCGAGACCTCGAGGATGAGTTTATGAGATACGGTGATGTGGAGAAGGTCGTTATTGTTTATGACCAAAGG ACTGATCGTTCTCGAGGTTTCGGCTTTATAACAATGCGAACCGTTGAGGATGCGGCTCGGTGTATTGAAAAACTCAATGGGCTTAGCCTCCACGGCCGAAACATTCGCGTCGACTATTCGGCTACCCAGAAGCCTCACTCTTCCACACCCGGCCAGTATATGGGTGCTAAGAGACCAGTTC GCGATGACCGCTACGGTCGCGGGCGATATGATGATCGCCGAGGAGGCTACGGTGATCGACGTGACGATCGTCGTGATTATTACGGTTCAAGTAGCAGCAGATATGACGATCGAGATGGCGGCTACAG AGACTCTTACAGTTCTCGTAGGACTGGCGACCCTTATGAAGGTCGCAGCAGGAGAGATGATTACAGCTATGATAAATACGACAAGCAAGACAAGTATGCCGACTATGATTATGATAGGCGAAG TTCTCGACGAAGCAGATATTCTGCTTCTCCTGCTCGTTCTACTGCTGCCCCCGCCCCTGAAGTACCTAGGTATTAG
- a CDS encoding bud site selection protein has product MSRPEEISPPEIFYGDTEAAKYTANTRIKNIQSQMTERALQLLALPEDQSAYVLDIGCGSGLSGELLDEEGHVWVGVDIAPSMLEVALEREVEGDLFLHDIGQGFGFRPGTFDGAISISVIQWLLNADSSSHSPPQRLNRFFTTLHACLRNPSRAVFQFYPSSDDQVTMITTAAQRAGFGGGLVVDYPNSRKARKMYLCLMVGQQEIPKALDGEEMDVDEETIEKRRDEIKNERRRRREARRKTKKGNKDVKAKEWILKKKDLYRTRGKEGVPRDSKYTARKRKTYF; this is encoded by the exons ATGTCTCGCCCGGAAGAAATCTCGCCCCCCGAAATC TTCTATGGTGATACCGAAGCCGCAAAGTATACTGCCAATACGCGAATCAAAAACATCCAGTCTCAAATGACTGAACGTGCCTTGCAATTACTTGCTTTACCAGAAGATCAATCGGCATATGTATTAGACATTGGATGCGGGTCAGGACTAAGCGGCGAGTTGTTGGACGAGGAGGGACACGTCTGGGTCGGAGTAGATATAGCACCTAGCATGTTGG AGGTTGCCCTGGAAAGAGAAGTCGAGGGAGACTTATTTTTGCACGACATTGGACAAGGGTTTGGTTTTAGACCAGGTACATTCGATGGTGCCATAAG TATCTCGGTGATTCAATGGCTTCTCAACGCCgactcttcatcccactctcctcctcaacgtCTTAACCGCTTTTTCACCACCCTTCATGCCTGTCTTCGTAACCCCTCCCGAGCAGTTTTCCAATTTTATCCGTCTTCTGATGATCAAGTTACTATGATCACGACAGCTGCCCAGCGAGCAGGTTTCGGTGGTGGTCTTGTAGTGGACTATCCGAACTCCAGGAAGGCTAGAAAGATGTATTTATGCTTGATGGTTGGGCAGCAAGAAATACCCAAAGCATTAGACGGTGAGGAaatggatgttgatgaagaaactatagagaagaggagagatgaaATTAAGAacgaaaggagaaggcgacGAGAAGCTAGGagaaagacaaagaagggCAATAAGGATgtgaaggcaaaggaatGGATcctgaaaaagaaggacCTTTACCGGACAAGAGGTAAAGAGGG CGTCCCTCGAGATTCTAAGTACACTGCACGAAAACGAAAGACTTATTTTTAA